One genomic region from Augochlora pura isolate Apur16 chromosome 7, APUR_v2.2.1, whole genome shotgun sequence encodes:
- the Klc gene encoding kinesin light chain isoform X5, whose translation MGKKIEIIGRMTAMSQDEIVAGARTVAQGLEALRVEHEGLLQGLQSQDAPAARDKSSLLSKNIEMIELGLGEAEVMTALANHLQKVEAEKQKLRTQVKRLCQENAWLRDELAGTQQKLQASQQALVALEEANKHLEFMHSMRQYDPDPPADDETSKDRLKLGKDPVVDLFPDDDVDDRNSKLISPTPPSQFAQQVNAGYEIPARLRTLHNLVIQYAAQGRYEVAVPLCKQALEDLEKTSGHDHPDVATMLNILALVYRDQNKFKEAANLLNDALSIREKTLGDNHPAVAATLNNLAVLYGKRGKYKEAEPLCKRALAIREVVLGRDHPDVAKQLNNLALLCQNQAKYEEVQRYYQRALEIYEMKLGPDDPNVAKTKNNLASCFLKQGRYKEAEVLYKQVLTRAHEKEFGAIANDNKPIWQVAEEREENKQKNKENTPYGEYGGWHKQAKVDSPTVTTTLKNLSALYRRQGKYEAADTLDDCALRSGKEQTMEFVKQGKVAQILGEGKGSTRRGSRSSLANSEYEQHDESSLAQRALHEGQSGHNDANSNKPGFKSKIFQAFGIHSST comes from the exons ATGGG caaaaaaatagaaatcattGGAAGGATGACGGCCATGAGTCAGGATGAAATTGTGGCTGGTGCCAGAACAGTGGCCCAGGGGTTGGAAGCCCTCCGTGTGGAGCACGAGGGACTTCTACAGGGTCTGCAATCGCAAGATGCACCAGCCGCAAGGGACAAATCCAGCTTGTTATCGAAAAACATTGAGATGATAGAATTGGGCCTTGGCGAGGCTGAGGTCATGACAGCTCTTGCCAACCATTTGCAAAAGGTTGAAGCTGAAAAGCAAAAGCTTAGAACACAAGTGAAGAGGCTGTGTCAAGAAAATGCATGGTTGAGGGATGAATTGGCTGGAACACAGCAGAAATTGCAAGCTAGTCAACAAGCA TTAGTCGCATTGGAGGAAGCTAATAAACATTTAGAGTTCATGCACAGTATGAGACAATATGATCCTGATCCTCCTGCTGATGATGAGACTTCTAAAGATAGACTAAAGTTAGGTAAAGATCCTGTAGTTGATCTGTTTCCAGATGATGATGTGGATGACCGAAATAGTAAGT taatatcaCCAACACCACCATCGCAATTTGCACAACAAGTGAACGCTGGATATGAAATACCTGCGCGCTTACGTACATTGCACAATTTGGTAATTCAATACGCAGCCCAAGGTCGTTATGAAGTGGCAGTGCCTCTTTGCAAGCAAGCGCTGGAGGATTTGGAGAAAACTTCCGGTCACGACCATCCGGACGTCGCcacaatgttaaatattctCGCTTTAGTGTACAGAGaccaaaataaattcaaagaaGCAGCAAATCTATTGAACGATGCATTGTCTATTCGAGAGAAGACATTAGGTGATAACCATCCTGCAGTGGCTGCTACTTTGAACAATCTAGCTGTTTTATATGGGAAACGTGGCAAATACAAAGAAGCAGAGCCACTGTGTAAGCGTGCTCTCGCGATCAGAGAAGTGGTTCTTGGACGTGACCATCCGGATGTTgcgaaacaattaaacaatctCGCATTACTCTGTCAGAATCAGGCTAAATACGAGGAAGTGCAACGGTATTATCAACGGGCTCTTGAGATTTACGAGATGAAACTTGGCCCAGACGATCCTAACGTTGCGAAAACGAAAAACAACTTGGCGTCATGTTTCTTGAAACAGGGGAGATACAAAGAAGCGGAAGTTCTGTACAAACAAGTGTTGACTAGAGCACACGAGAAGGAATTTGGTGCTATTGCTAATGATAATAAACCAATTTGGCAG GTTGCGgaggaaagagaagagaataagcaaaagaataaagaaaatactcCTTATGGAGAGTACGGAGGTTGGCACAAACAAGCTAAAGTGGACTCACCAACAGTTACAACAACTCTGAAAAATCTGAGTGCGCTTTATCGAAGACAAGGGAAGTACGAGGCGGCGGATACTCTGGATGATTGTGCTCTGAGGTCAGGGAAGGAG CAGACAATGGAGTTCGTGAAGCAGGGGAAGGTCGCGCAAATTCTAGGGGAAGGAAAGGGATCGACAAGACGTGGTTCGCGGTCCAGTTTAGCGAATAGCGAATACGAACAACATGATGAG AGCTCGCTGGCACAAAGGGCGCTACACGAAGGACAGTCTGGCCACAACGACGCTAATTCTAACAAACCCGGTTTTAAAAGCAAGATTTTTCAGGCTTTCGGGATTCACTCTTCCACGTAG